A genomic segment from Pseudomonas sp. M30-35 encodes:
- a CDS encoding GspE/PulE family protein, which yields MSVMTSSTPDRVLDLGDLLRELVTQGRVDQDNAEQCLAIRRSAVKNQQHPLEFLAAQQLDDLARPGKKLDLEGLTTWLAEYANQPYMRIDPLKIDVAAITPLMSYAFAQRHKILAVAVNQEAVTIASAQPLMRSWEDDLRHVLKRPIKRVVANPVDIQRFTVEFYRLAKSVTGATAVDMKVSGTGNFEQLLNLGAQDQEPDANDAHIVNIVDWLFQYAYQQRASDIHIEPRREQGSVRFRIDGVLHTVYQFPPQVTMAVVSRLKSLGRMNVAEKRKPQDGRIKTKTPDGGEVELRLSTMPTAFGEKLVMRIFDPEVLLKSFDQLGFSADDLKRWTGMTGQPNGIILVTGPTGSGKTTTLYTTLKQLATDEVNVCTIEDPIEMIEPAFNQMQVQSNIDLTFASGVRSLMRQDPDIIMVGEIRDLETAEMAIQAALTGHLVLSTLHTNDAPSAITRLLELGVPHYLLKATLLGVMAQRLVRTLCPHCKTPQTLDESDWQSLTKPWNAPLPTGAHAAVGCLECRDTGYRGRAGVYEIMLLNDGMKSLLSAETDLIALRRQAFKEGMRSLRLSGAQKVAAGLTTIEEVLRVTPQSEQR from the coding sequence ATGTCCGTAATGACTTCGTCCACACCCGACCGCGTTCTTGATCTCGGCGACCTTTTGCGTGAGCTGGTTACGCAAGGCCGGGTTGATCAGGACAACGCCGAACAGTGTCTGGCGATCCGGCGCAGTGCAGTCAAGAACCAACAACACCCGCTTGAATTTCTGGCCGCGCAACAGCTCGACGATTTAGCGCGCCCCGGCAAAAAGCTTGACCTCGAAGGCCTGACAACATGGCTAGCGGAATATGCCAACCAGCCGTATATGCGCATCGACCCGCTGAAAATTGATGTTGCCGCGATCACACCGCTGATGTCTTACGCCTTCGCCCAGCGCCACAAAATTCTCGCGGTCGCGGTGAATCAGGAAGCGGTCACAATCGCCAGTGCCCAGCCGTTGATGCGCAGCTGGGAAGATGACTTGCGTCATGTACTCAAGCGACCCATCAAGCGTGTCGTGGCCAACCCGGTCGATATCCAGCGCTTCACCGTCGAGTTCTACCGACTGGCCAAGTCGGTTACCGGCGCCACTGCGGTGGACATGAAAGTCAGCGGCACCGGTAACTTCGAGCAGCTGCTCAACCTTGGCGCGCAAGACCAGGAGCCCGACGCCAACGATGCGCACATCGTCAATATCGTCGATTGGCTGTTTCAGTACGCTTATCAACAGCGCGCCAGTGATATCCACATCGAGCCACGCCGTGAGCAAGGCAGCGTGCGCTTTCGTATCGACGGCGTGCTGCACACGGTTTATCAATTCCCTCCGCAGGTAACGATGGCGGTTGTCAGCCGCTTGAAAAGCTTGGGGCGGATGAACGTTGCCGAAAAGCGTAAACCCCAAGACGGTCGGATCAAGACCAAAACCCCCGATGGCGGCGAAGTCGAACTGCGCCTGTCAACCATGCCGACGGCGTTCGGTGAAAAGCTGGTGATGCGGATTTTCGACCCGGAAGTGCTGTTAAAAAGCTTCGACCAACTGGGTTTTTCGGCAGACGATCTAAAGCGCTGGACCGGCATGACCGGCCAACCCAACGGTATCATTCTGGTCACCGGCCCGACCGGTTCGGGTAAAACCACCACGCTGTATACAACCCTCAAGCAGCTGGCCACCGATGAAGTAAACGTCTGCACCATTGAAGACCCAATCGAAATGATTGAGCCAGCCTTCAATCAAATGCAGGTGCAAAGCAACATTGATCTGACGTTCGCCAGCGGTGTGCGTTCATTGATGCGTCAGGACCCCGACATCATTATGGTCGGCGAGATTCGTGACCTTGAAACCGCTGAAATGGCGATTCAAGCGGCGCTCACCGGGCACTTGGTTCTGTCCACACTGCACACCAACGATGCACCCAGCGCTATCACCCGTTTGCTTGAGCTAGGCGTACCGCATTACTTGCTCAAGGCAACATTGCTCGGGGTCATGGCGCAACGTTTGGTGCGTACGCTTTGCCCACACTGCAAAACCCCGCAGACGCTTGATGAAAGTGACTGGCAAAGCCTGACCAAACCCTGGAATGCACCGTTGCCAACTGGCGCGCATGCAGCCGTTGGTTGCCTGGAGTGTCGCGATACCGGTTATCGCGGCCGGGCCGGGGTTTACGAAATCATGTTACTCAATGACGGTATGAAGTCGCTGCTCAGTGCCGAAACAGACCTGATTGCCCTGCGTCGCCAAGCATTCAAGGAAGGCATGCGTAGCCTGCGTTTGTCTGGCGCGCAAAAAGTTGCCGCCGGACTGACTACGATTGAAGAAGTACTGCGGGTAACCCCACAGAGTGAGCAACGATAA
- a CDS encoding SPFH domain-containing protein, producing MEIGSVIFLFVGLAVAVVFMGFKVVPQGSQWTVERFGRYTNTLKPGLNIIVPLVDRIGRKLSVMETVLDIPPQEVISADNAIVQIDAVCFSQVINAAQAAYEINNLDHAIRNLVMTNIRTVLGSLELDAMLSQRDAINERLLRTVDEATAPWGIKITRIEIKDITPPADLVNAMASQMKAERLKRAQILEAEGSRSAAILTAEGKKQAQILEAEGERQAAFLEAEARERAAAAEAEATRMVSEAIANGNVQAINYFVAQKYVDALGKLASADNSKVVLMPLEASQIIGSVGGIGEIIKATFGDKQAK from the coding sequence ATGGAAATCGGCAGCGTCATTTTTCTCTTCGTCGGCCTCGCGGTCGCCGTGGTTTTCATGGGCTTCAAGGTTGTACCGCAAGGTTCACAATGGACGGTTGAACGCTTCGGTCGCTACACCAATACCCTTAAACCGGGGTTGAACATCATTGTGCCGCTGGTTGATCGCATTGGCCGCAAGCTCAGCGTGATGGAAACCGTGCTCGATATACCGCCGCAAGAAGTGATCAGCGCTGACAACGCCATCGTGCAGATTGATGCGGTGTGCTTCTCGCAGGTGATCAATGCCGCGCAGGCCGCTTATGAGATCAACAACCTTGACCACGCCATCCGTAATCTGGTGATGACCAACATCCGTACCGTGCTGGGTTCGCTGGAGCTCGATGCAATGCTCAGCCAGCGTGATGCCATCAACGAGCGCCTGTTGCGCACTGTTGATGAAGCCACCGCGCCGTGGGGTATCAAGATCACCCGTATCGAAATAAAAGACATTACCCCGCCAGCAGACTTGGTCAACGCCATGGCCAGTCAAATGAAAGCCGAGCGTTTGAAACGCGCGCAAATCCTTGAGGCTGAGGGTTCGCGTTCCGCTGCGATTCTGACTGCTGAAGGTAAGAAGCAAGCACAAATCCTGGAAGCCGAAGGCGAGCGCCAAGCTGCCTTCCTCGAAGCGGAGGCCCGTGAGCGAGCCGCAGCAGCAGAAGCCGAGGCAACACGCATGGTTTCAGAGGCAATCGCTAACGGTAATGTGCAGGCGATCAATTATTTCGTTGCCCAAAAATACGTTGATGCCTTAGGCAAGCTGGCCAGCGCAGACAACAGCAAAGTGGTGTTGATGCCACTTGAAGCCAGCCAGATCATCGGATCTGTCGGCGGTATTGGCGAAATTATCAAAGCAACTTTCGGCGACAAGCAGGCTAAGTGA
- a CDS encoding NfeD family protein, with product MLNFLQHLTFWDWLALGTLLLILEVFGAGGYLLWIGVAAAGVGIITYVIPELPWALQFVLFAVLSVLSAVLWWKRQRHAGKISDQPGLNDRGSELLGRQFTLHEAISSGRGKIKAGDTLWLVSGPDLPVGSTVRVTGQDGVLLLVEPSQ from the coding sequence ATGCTCAATTTTCTACAACACCTGACGTTCTGGGATTGGTTGGCGCTTGGCACCTTGCTGTTGATTCTTGAAGTTTTCGGTGCCGGTGGCTACTTGTTGTGGATCGGCGTTGCGGCTGCCGGTGTCGGCATCATCACCTATGTGATTCCGGAGCTGCCGTGGGCATTGCAATTTGTCTTGTTCGCGGTGCTCTCAGTGCTGAGTGCTGTTCTATGGTGGAAACGCCAACGCCACGCCGGGAAAATCTCCGATCAACCCGGTCTGAACGACCGCGGCAGCGAATTACTTGGCCGCCAATTCACTCTGCATGAAGCCATCAGCAGCGGGCGCGGCAAGATCAAAGCCGGTGATACATTGTGGCTGGTCAGCGGTCCTGATCTCCCAGTCGGCAGCACGGTGCGGGTCACTGGCCAAGACGGCGTGTTGCTATTGGTTGAGCCCAGCCAATAA
- the gcvP gene encoding aminomethyl-transferring glycine dehydrogenase — translation MPAAPSLSQLKQPDAFLRRHIGPDAVEQQAMLAALQVPSRAALIEQTVPPSIRLNRPLALPAALDEQAALAKLRGYAEQNQPWTSLIGMGYHSTITPTVIVRNVLENPGWYTAYTPYQPEIAQGRLEALLNFQQLTIDLTGLELASASLLDEATAAAEAMALAKRVAKSKSNLFFVDHNCHPQTISVVQTRAAGFGFELLIADVASLGEHSVFGALLQYPDTHGDIRDLQPVIAQLHAQQALACVAADLMSLLLLTPPGEMGADVVLGSAQRFGVPMGYGGPHAAFFATRDAFKRALPGRIIGVSKDSRGNMALRMALQTREQHIRREKANSNICTAQVLLANIASFYAVYHGPQGLKAIAQRIHRLTAILATGLKSGGVERDNQHFFDTLTLEVGGSQTAIIESAQAAEINLRILGRGKLGVSLDESCDEHTVERLFAVFLGADHGLSVDELDAGEVEEGIPSNLQRSSSYLTHPVFNTHHSETEMLRYIKQLENKDLALNQAMIPLGSCTMKLNATSEMLPITWPEFANLHPFAPLDQAHGYALMINELEEWLRAITGFDAICMQPNSGAQGEYAGLLAISKYHQSRGDTQRNICLIPASAHGTNPASAQMASMHVVIVECDAEGNVDLADLKFKAAEAGERLACLMATYPSTHGVYEEGIVEICEVIHANGGQVYMDGANLNAQVGLARPADIGADVSHMNLHKTFCIPHGGGGPGMGPIGVRAHLAPFVANHPVIELKGPNPENTAVSAAPWGSASILPISWMYIAMMGPQLADATEVAILSANYLAHNLKDAFPILFSGRNGRVAHECIIDLRPLKTQTGVSEEDVAKRLIDYGFHAPTMSFPVPGTLMIEPTESESKHELDRFIEAMLCIRAEIAKVQNGDWPEDDNPLGRAPHTLADMVGIWERPYSIAQAVTPSEHTRQYKYWPTVNRVDNVYGDRNLFCACVPLDAYRD, via the coding sequence ATGCCAGCAGCGCCGTCTTTGTCGCAACTCAAGCAGCCGGATGCATTCCTCCGTCGTCATATTGGCCCAGATGCCGTCGAGCAACAGGCCATGCTGGCTGCGCTACAAGTGCCTAGCCGAGCCGCGTTGATCGAGCAGACCGTACCGCCTTCTATCCGCTTGAATCGCCCATTGGCATTGCCCGCTGCGCTTGATGAACAAGCGGCGTTGGCCAAGCTGCGCGGTTACGCCGAGCAGAATCAGCCGTGGACCAGCCTGATCGGCATGGGGTATCACAGCACCATTACGCCGACGGTGATCGTGCGCAATGTGCTGGAGAATCCTGGCTGGTACACCGCCTATACCCCGTACCAGCCGGAGATCGCCCAAGGTCGACTCGAAGCGCTGCTTAACTTTCAACAGTTGACCATCGATCTTACCGGGCTTGAGTTGGCCAGTGCCTCGCTGCTCGATGAGGCCACTGCTGCGGCTGAGGCCATGGCGTTGGCCAAGCGGGTTGCCAAGTCAAAGAGCAACCTGTTCTTCGTGGATCACAACTGTCATCCGCAAACTATTTCGGTGGTACAGACCCGTGCCGCCGGCTTTGGCTTTGAGCTGCTGATTGCCGACGTCGCCAGCCTCGGCGAACACTCAGTATTTGGCGCGCTGCTGCAATATCCGGACACTCACGGTGATATCCGCGATCTACAGCCGGTCATCGCCCAGTTACATGCGCAGCAGGCGCTGGCCTGTGTCGCGGCGGACCTGATGAGTTTGTTGTTACTGACGCCGCCGGGTGAGATGGGTGCTGATGTGGTGCTCGGCTCAGCCCAGCGCTTCGGTGTGCCGATGGGTTACGGCGGGCCGCATGCCGCGTTCTTTGCCACGCGTGATGCGTTCAAGCGGGCGCTGCCGGGGCGCATCATTGGCGTGTCTAAAGATTCGCGCGGCAACATGGCATTGCGCATGGCACTGCAAACACGCGAGCAACATATTCGCCGTGAGAAAGCCAATTCAAACATCTGCACCGCGCAGGTGTTGCTGGCGAATATCGCCAGTTTTTATGCGGTGTATCACGGCCCACAAGGGCTTAAAGCCATTGCTCAGCGGATTCACCGGCTAACTGCGATTCTGGCTACAGGGCTGAAAAGTGGAGGTGTTGAGCGTGATAACCAACACTTTTTCGACACCTTGACCCTGGAGGTCGGCGGCAGTCAGACTGCGATCATTGAGTCAGCGCAAGCGGCCGAGATCAATCTGCGCATTCTGGGCCGAGGCAAGCTTGGCGTCAGCCTTGATGAGAGCTGTGATGAACACACTGTCGAGCGCTTATTTGCGGTGTTTCTGGGCGCTGATCATGGCTTGAGTGTCGATGAGCTCGATGCGGGCGAGGTCGAAGAGGGTATTCCGAGCAACCTGCAGCGCAGCTCCAGCTACCTGACACACCCAGTGTTCAATACCCATCACAGCGAAACCGAGATGCTGCGCTACATCAAGCAGCTTGAGAATAAAGACCTGGCACTAAACCAAGCAATGATCCCGCTGGGCTCGTGCACCATGAAGCTAAACGCCACCAGCGAAATGCTGCCGATCACCTGGCCCGAGTTTGCCAACCTGCACCCATTTGCACCGCTCGATCAGGCGCACGGCTATGCCTTGATGATCAATGAGCTGGAGGAGTGGCTGCGTGCGATTACCGGTTTTGATGCGATCTGCATGCAACCCAACTCCGGGGCGCAGGGCGAATACGCAGGCCTATTGGCGATCAGCAAATATCACCAGAGTCGCGGCGATACGCAGCGTAATATCTGTCTGATTCCGGCTTCGGCACATGGCACAAACCCCGCGTCAGCGCAGATGGCCAGCATGCACGTGGTGATTGTCGAGTGTGACGCCGAAGGTAACGTCGACCTTGCAGACCTCAAGTTCAAAGCGGCCGAGGCGGGTGAGCGACTGGCGTGTTTGATGGCGACCTATCCTTCAACTCACGGCGTATATGAGGAAGGGATCGTTGAGATCTGCGAGGTGATCCACGCCAATGGCGGCCAAGTTTATATGGATGGTGCCAACCTCAATGCTCAGGTTGGCTTGGCGCGTCCGGCAGATATCGGCGCCGATGTGTCGCACATGAACCTGCACAAAACTTTTTGCATTCCCCATGGCGGCGGAGGCCCCGGCATGGGGCCAATTGGTGTGCGGGCGCATTTGGCGCCGTTCGTGGCCAATCACCCGGTGATCGAGCTGAAAGGCCCTAATCCTGAAAATACCGCGGTAAGCGCGGCGCCTTGGGGCAGCGCGAGTATTTTACCGATCAGTTGGATGTACATCGCCATGATGGGCCCACAATTGGCCGACGCCACCGAGGTGGCGATACTCAGCGCTAATTACTTGGCGCATAACCTTAAGGATGCATTCCCGATACTGTTCAGTGGTCGTAACGGCCGCGTCGCCCATGAATGCATTATTGATTTACGACCGCTCAAGACGCAGACCGGCGTCAGCGAGGAAGATGTCGCCAAGCGCCTGATCGATTATGGGTTTCACGCGCCAACCATGTCTTTTCCGGTACCCGGCACGCTGATGATCGAACCCACGGAAAGTGAGTCAAAGCATGAACTGGATCGTTTTATCGAAGCCATGTTGTGCATCCGTGCGGAAATCGCCAAGGTGCAAAACGGTGACTGGCCAGAAGATGACAATCCGTTGGGGCGAGCACCGCATACGCTGGCGGACATGGTTGGGATCTGGGAGCGGCCTTATAGCATTGCCCAGGCCGTGACCCCAAGCGAGCATACGCGCCAGTACAAATACTGGCCGACGGTTAACCGCGTAGACAACGTATATGGCGACCGTAATCTGTTCTGTGCTTGCGTGCCGCTAGACGCCTATCGCGACTAG
- the gcvH gene encoding glycine cleavage system protein GcvH produces the protein MSNIPADLRYASSHEWARLEADGSVTVGISDHAQEALGDVVFIELPEVGKTLTAGQEAGVVESVKAASDIYAPIGGEVIAINDSLADSPESVNTDPYGNWFFKLKPSAVSELDKLLDADAYKASADA, from the coding sequence ATGAGCAATATCCCCGCCGATCTGCGCTACGCCTCCAGCCATGAATGGGCTCGTTTAGAAGCTGATGGCAGCGTAACAGTAGGTATTTCCGACCACGCGCAAGAAGCGCTGGGTGATGTGGTTTTTATCGAGTTGCCAGAAGTCGGCAAAACCCTGACTGCCGGTCAGGAAGCCGGTGTGGTTGAGTCAGTCAAAGCAGCATCGGATATTTACGCACCTATTGGCGGCGAAGTGATCGCGATTAATGACTCGCTGGCTGACAGCCCAGAAAGCGTCAACACTGACCCGTACGGCAACTGGTTCTTCAAGCTGAAGCCAAGCGCTGTTAGCGAACTCGACAAGCTGCTCGACGCGGATGCGTACAAAGCTTCTGCTGACGCTTAA
- the gcvT gene encoding glycine cleavage system aminomethyltransferase GcvT produces the protein MGQRTPLYDLHLALGAKMVDFGGWDMPLHYGSQVEEHHEVRRDCGVFDVSHMTVVDIHGDQAKQYLQRLLANDVERLQGPGKALYSSMLNTEGGVVDDLMVYLTDFGYRVVVNAATRDKDLAWMSQQTEGFAVQLHERSDLAMFAIQGPHAREKICEQVSQARSALINQLVPFQGLFEGDWFIARSGYTGEDGLEIMLPSDQAVSFLNDLVGAGISPIGLGARDTLRLEAGMNLYGQDMDESVTPLASNLAWSVAWEPANRDFVGRKALQQQLQRGISTKLVGLVLEERGVLRAHQVVRVEGVGEGEITSGSFSPTLNKSIALARLPVATCERAEVEIRGKWYPVRVVKPAFVRYGKALI, from the coding sequence ATGGGGCAGCGCACACCTCTTTATGACCTGCACCTTGCTTTGGGTGCCAAAATGGTCGACTTCGGCGGCTGGGATATGCCGCTGCATTATGGTTCGCAAGTAGAAGAGCATCATGAGGTTCGTCGAGACTGTGGCGTATTTGATGTCTCGCACATGACCGTGGTGGATATTCACGGCGACCAAGCAAAACAATACTTACAGCGTCTGCTGGCCAATGACGTTGAGCGCCTGCAGGGGCCGGGCAAGGCGCTCTACAGCAGCATGCTTAACACCGAGGGCGGTGTCGTTGATGACCTGATGGTCTATCTGACTGATTTTGGTTATCGGGTTGTGGTTAATGCGGCAACGCGTGACAAAGACTTGGCCTGGATGAGTCAACAAACCGAAGGTTTTGCTGTGCAGTTGCATGAACGCAGCGACCTTGCGATGTTTGCTATTCAGGGCCCGCATGCGCGTGAAAAAATTTGTGAACAGGTCAGTCAGGCGCGTTCGGCGCTGATCAATCAGTTGGTCCCGTTTCAGGGGCTATTTGAAGGAGACTGGTTCATCGCCCGCTCGGGTTATACCGGTGAAGATGGCTTGGAAATCATGCTGCCAAGCGATCAGGCCGTGTCATTTCTAAATGACCTGGTCGGTGCTGGTATTTCGCCGATTGGCTTGGGGGCACGTGACACCTTGCGCCTTGAAGCTGGGATGAACCTGTACGGCCAAGATATGGATGAAAGCGTCACCCCCCTAGCCTCAAACTTGGCCTGGAGTGTAGCGTGGGAGCCAGCTAATCGTGATTTTGTCGGGCGTAAAGCGTTGCAGCAACAGTTGCAGCGTGGTATTTCGACAAAATTGGTCGGCCTGGTATTGGAGGAGCGCGGTGTTTTGCGTGCTCACCAGGTTGTGCGTGTTGAGGGGGTCGGTGAGGGTGAAATCACCAGCGGAAGTTTTTCACCGACCTTGAATAAGTCGATTGCCCTGGCGCGTTTGCCCGTTGCAACCTGTGAACGTGCAGAAGTCGAAATTCGTGGCAAATGGTACCCCGTTCGCGTGGTTAAGCCTGCGTTCGTTCGTTATGGTAAGGCGTTGATATAA
- a CDS encoding iron ABC transporter permease: MAHPAQRRWYPIAFVVALLVLLPLTVMLFSWHEIDREIWAHLWQTQMPRLIGNTVILVAGVSVGVTVLGVSLAWLTSLCEFPGRRWLDWALMLPFAIPAYVLAFVFVGLLDFSGPVQTLLREWFGNGVRFPRVRSTGGVITVLVLVFYPYVYLLARNAFLAQGKGLMEAARVLGHNPWQAFWRVALPMARPAIGAGLALAIMETLADFGAVSVFNFDTFTTAIYKTWYGFYSLTSATQLASLLLLVVMLVLYGERRARGAVRPANERPRGKALYNLTGFKALAASGWCLLVFACAFVIPLLQLLVWFWQRGRFDLDERYTALILHTLYLGSLAALVTVSVALLLAFSRRLTPTRLMRSTVSLANLGYALPGSMLAVAIMLAFSYLDNQLVIPLSTLLGGAGKPLLLGSLAALLLAYLIRFMAVAYGPLENSLARIRPSLPEASRSLGVGGVKLFFRVYLPLLLPGALSAALLVFVDVLKEMPATLLMRPFGWDTLAVRIFEMTSEGEWARAALPALTLVAVGLLPVVALIRRSAQTRS, translated from the coding sequence GTGGCCCATCCTGCCCAGCGTCGCTGGTATCCCATCGCCTTTGTGGTTGCCCTGTTGGTGCTATTGCCGTTGACTGTGATGTTATTCAGTTGGCATGAAATCGACCGCGAAATCTGGGCGCATTTGTGGCAAACGCAAATGCCCCGGCTGATTGGCAACACGGTGATTCTGGTTGCAGGCGTGAGTGTTGGCGTGACCGTGCTGGGTGTGAGTCTCGCGTGGCTGACCAGCCTTTGTGAGTTCCCGGGCAGGCGCTGGCTGGATTGGGCGCTGATGCTGCCGTTTGCGATTCCAGCTTACGTTCTGGCCTTTGTGTTCGTCGGGCTGCTGGATTTTTCCGGGCCGGTCCAGACGCTGCTGCGTGAGTGGTTTGGCAACGGTGTGCGCTTTCCGCGCGTGCGTTCTACCGGTGGTGTGATTACCGTTCTGGTGCTGGTGTTTTACCCCTACGTTTACCTGCTCGCCCGTAATGCCTTCCTGGCGCAAGGGAAGGGTTTGATGGAGGCGGCGCGAGTGCTTGGACATAATCCTTGGCAGGCATTTTGGCGCGTGGCACTGCCGATGGCGCGCCCGGCAATTGGCGCTGGTCTGGCGCTGGCGATCATGGAAACACTGGCTGATTTTGGCGCCGTTTCGGTATTTAATTTCGACACCTTCACCACGGCAATTTATAAGACCTGGTACGGTTTCTATAGCCTGACCAGCGCCACTCAATTGGCCAGCTTGTTGTTACTGGTGGTGATGCTGGTGCTATATGGCGAGCGTCGAGCGCGCGGGGCAGTCCGTCCAGCCAATGAGCGGCCACGTGGCAAGGCGTTGTACAACCTCACTGGTTTTAAGGCGCTGGCCGCCAGCGGCTGGTGCTTGTTGGTGTTTGCCTGCGCGTTTGTGATTCCGCTGCTGCAATTGCTGGTGTGGTTCTGGCAGCGCGGACGGTTTGATTTGGATGAGCGTTACACTGCGCTGATCCTGCATACCCTGTATCTCGGCTCATTGGCTGCTTTGGTTACCGTCAGCGTCGCTTTACTGCTGGCATTTTCCCGGCGGTTAACGCCAACACGACTGATGCGCTCAACGGTTAGCCTGGCCAACCTGGGTTATGCCTTGCCTGGCTCGATGTTGGCGGTGGCGATCATGCTGGCTTTCAGTTACCTCGACAATCAGTTGGTAATCCCGCTTTCAACGCTTCTTGGCGGCGCAGGTAAACCGCTACTGCTTGGCAGCTTGGCCGCGCTGCTGCTGGCCTATCTGATTCGTTTTATGGCGGTTGCTTACGGTCCGTTGGAAAACAGTCTGGCGCGGATTAGGCCTTCGCTGCCCGAAGCGTCGCGTAGCTTGGGTGTCGGCGGAGTGAAGTTGTTTTTCCGGGTTTATCTACCTCTATTATTGCCCGGTGCGTTATCGGCGGCGTTGCTGGTATTTGTTGATGTGCTCAAGGAAATGCCCGCTACGCTGTTAATGCGTCCGTTCGGTTGGGATACGTTGGCGGTACGAATTTTTGAAATGACCAGTGAAGGTGAATGGGCTCGTGCGGCACTGCCGGCGCTGACTTTGGTGGCCGTCGGTTTGCTGCCAGTGGTCGCTTTAATTCGACGCTCTGCGCAGACGCGCAGCTGA
- a CDS encoding extracellular solute-binding protein, whose translation MQPSKRLLAMFTLTALAGGVQAADEVVVYSSRIDELIKPVFDAYTAKTGVPIKFITDKEAPLIARLKAEGANTPADMLITVDAGNLWQAEQAGVLQPFKSATIDANIPAQYRSSTDSWTGLSLRARTIFYSTDRVKPSELSTYEALADKNWEGRLCLRTSKKVYNQSLTATLIETHGEAKTEEIIKGWVNNLATDVFADDTALLQAIDAGQCDVGITNTYYYGRLHKANPELKVKPFWPNQQDRGVHVNLAGAGITKNAPHAEAAQKLLEWMTSADAQGLFAGLNQEFPANPKVPASEEVQAWGTFKADAIPVEVAGKRQAQAIMLMDRAGWN comes from the coding sequence ATGCAGCCAAGCAAGCGATTACTCGCCATGTTCACTCTGACAGCCCTTGCTGGTGGCGTTCAAGCCGCTGATGAAGTGGTTGTTTACTCCTCCCGGATCGACGAGCTGATCAAGCCTGTGTTTGATGCATACACTGCCAAAACCGGCGTGCCGATCAAGTTCATCACGGATAAAGAAGCGCCACTGATCGCGCGTCTCAAAGCCGAAGGCGCCAACACGCCAGCTGACATGCTGATCACCGTGGATGCGGGTAACCTATGGCAGGCTGAACAAGCTGGCGTGCTGCAGCCGTTCAAGTCGGCAACTATCGACGCCAACATTCCTGCTCAGTATCGCTCCAGCACTGACAGCTGGACGGGTTTGTCGCTCCGTGCGCGGACCATCTTCTACTCCACCGACCGAGTCAAACCGAGCGAGTTGTCGACCTACGAAGCGCTGGCCGACAAAAACTGGGAAGGCCGCCTGTGTCTGCGTACCAGCAAGAAGGTGTACAACCAGTCGTTGACCGCAACCCTGATTGAAACCCACGGCGAGGCGAAAACCGAAGAGATCATCAAAGGTTGGGTGAATAACCTGGCGACCGATGTTTTCGCCGATGACACCGCACTGCTGCAAGCCATCGATGCGGGCCAGTGTGATGTTGGGATCACCAATACCTACTACTACGGTCGTCTGCACAAGGCAAACCCGGAACTTAAGGTCAAGCCGTTCTGGCCTAACCAGCAAGACCGTGGCGTGCACGTCAACCTCGCGGGTGCCGGTATCACCAAGAATGCACCCCATGCAGAGGCTGCGCAAAAGTTGCTGGAGTGGATGACCTCTGCAGACGCGCAAGGGCTGTTTGCTGGCCTGAATCAGGAATTCCCAGCTAACCCGAAAGTGCCAGCATCTGAAGAAGTTCAGGCTTGGGGCACATTCAAGGCCGACGCCATTCCGGTTGAAGTTGCCGGTAAGCGTCAAGCCCAAGCCATCATGTTGATGGACCGCGCTGGCTGGAACTAA